DNA from Bradyrhizobium japonicum USDA 6:
CGCTTGCCTCGGCCGTCCGTATCGCAAGCGCGGTCGGCGCGGACATTGCGATTATGAAGCTGGCGCCGATCGCGGCGGTCTTCTGCACCATCTCGACCGAGATACGGGTCGTTAGCACGACCGCGCCAGTGCATCCCGAGACGCCCGCCATGGCGAGAGCACCGGCCTGTTTGTCGAGCGCATTGTGGCGTCCGACGTCTTCACGAATGATCATGCTTTGGTTGCCGGGATCGAAAAGTCCCGTAACATGAGCCGCGCGCGTCACGCTGCCCAGAATCTGTAATACGGCGAGTTAGGCAATTGCGCATTGACGCAAGGCGTAAGGGGAACTCGTCCGAGCCTCGAACTGGAAAGGGCTGCCTGCGCCGCCAGCGGCATTGCGAGAAAGGCCATGAGCAACCCATCGAGCGATCCGCACGCGGGGGCGGCTCGCGGCCTTGTCGATCCAGCATGAGAATAACACAATGCGCCTCTTACCGGGCCATTGTTCGAACGAACCGGCGCGCTTGATAATGGTTCCAAGCGCCAGGCCGGTTGGATCATTCGGATTTCAGGTCCGTTACCTGTCCTAACGACAATGGCGGCGAGCGAATGGACGACAAGGTTTACAAGCTGGAGCAGGGCGCCGGGCGATCGTCTCCCGGATTTGTCAGGGTGCGCGGTGCGCGCGAGCACAATCTGAAGAACGTGGACGTCGACATCCCGCGCGATGCGCTGGTGGTGTTCACCGGCGTCTCCGGCTCGGGAAAATCATCGCTGGCCTTCGGGACGCTGTATGCGGAGGCGCAGCGGCGATATCTGGAATCCGTTTCGCCCTACGCCCGGCGCCTGTTCCACCAGATGGCCGTGCCAGAGGTCGATGAGGTCGAGGGCCTGCCGCCGGCGGTGGCGCTCCAGCAGCAGCGGGGATCGCCGACCACGCGATCCAGCGTCGGCAGCGTCACGACGCTGTCAAACCTGTTTCGGATGCTCTATTCGCGCGCCGGCGACTATCCAAAGTCGCAGCCGCTGTTGTACGCCGAGTCCTTCTCCCCCAATTCGGCGGAGGGAGCCTGTCCCAGGTGTCATGGCCTCGGCCGCGTCTACGACGTGACCGAAGGCTCGATGGTGCCCGACGACACGCTCACCATCCGCGAGCGCGCCGTCGCGGCCTGGCCGACAGCCTGGCACGGTCAGAACCTGCGCGATATCCTAACGACGCTCGGCTACGACGTCGACACGCCTTGGCGCGAGCTTCCCAAGAAGGACCGCAACTGGATCCTGTTCACGGACGAGCAGCCCACGGTCCCGGTCTATGCCGGCTACGATCTCAAGGAGGTCCAGCGGGCGCTGCGTCGCAAGGAAGAGCCGAGCTATCAGGGCACTTTCACCGGCGCCCGGCGCTACGTTATGGAGACGTTCGCCAACACGACCAGCGCGATGATGAAGAAGCGCGTTTCGCAATACATGCTGAGCACTGAGTGCTCCGCCTGCCACGGCAAGCGGCTCAAGCCGGAGGCGCTGTCTGTCAAGTTTGCCGGGATGGATATCGCCGACATGGCGCGTGTTCCGTTGAAGCAACTGGCCGCGCTGATGCGGCCTTATTGCGGGGGCAAGGCCGGCCGGAAGGAGGCTCACCCGGAGAAAGCCATCGTCGTACAGCGGATCGCGCAGGACTTGAGCGCGCGACTTTTTGTGCTGCTCGACCTCGGCCTCGGCTATCTCACGCTTGAGCGGAGCACGCCCACCTTGTCCCCGGGCGAGCTCCAGCGTCTGCGTCTGGCGACGCAAGTGCGCTCTAATCTGTTCGGCGTGGTCTATGTGCTCGACGAACCGTCCGCCGGGCTCCATCCATCCGACACCGAGGCGCTGCTCCGCGCGCTCGACAGGCTGAAGGCGGCCGGCAACTCCCTCTTCGTCGTCGAGCACGAGCTTGATGTCATGCGCCATGCCGATTGGATCGTCGACGTCGGACCGGACGCAGGCCGGCATGGCGGCGAAATCCTCTACAACGGTCGCATCGACGGGCTGAAGTCCGTCGCGAGATCGCGCACTGCGAAATACCTGTTCGGTCAGGCCGTTCCGCCACAGCAAAAGCAGCGCTCGCCGCAGGCTTGGCTCAAGCTGCGCGGTGTCACGCGCAACAATCTCAGGGGGATCGACGTCGCATTCCCGCTGGGTGTGCTGACGACGGTCACCGGCGTATCCGGCTCGGGCAAGTCCAGCCTGGTCAGCCAGTTCCTCGTCGAGGCGCTGGGCGCGCATTTTGGACAATCGCATGCGTCCGACAAAGACGGCGAAGACGTCCTTGAACGCGCGCCGGTCGAGACCTCGAGCGGCAAGATCACCGAAGGGCTCGATCGCCTGAAGCGGCTGGTGGTCGTGGACCAGAAGCCGATCGGACGGACGCCTCGCTCCAATCTGGCGACGTACACCGATCTTTTCGACGACGTGCGAAAGCTATTCGCGCAGACGAAAGAGGCGCGCCGGCGGCGGTTCGGTGCCGGGCGGTTCTCCTTCAACCTGCCGAAGGGCCGCTGCCCGAATTGCCAGGGAGAAGGTTTTGTCTGCGTCGAACTGCTGTTCCTGCCGAGCGTCTATGCGCCATGCCCGGAGTGCCAGGGCGCGCGCTACAACAAGGAGACGCTCCAGATCAAGCTCGACGGCAAATCCATTGCCGACGTGCTCGGAATGACCGTCGATGAGGCGCACGCGTTCTTCGCCGACGACAGCTACATTGCGAGGTCGCTCGATGTGATCCGGCAGGTCGGGCTTGGATACATCCGCCTCGGTCAGCCGGCAACGGAGCTGTCCGGCGGTGAGGCGCAGCGGGTCAAGCTTGCCACTGAGCTTCAGCGCACCCAGCGGGCGGGCAGCATCTATGTCCTCGATGAGCCGACCACGGGCCTGCATCCCTCGGATGTCGAGAAGCTGATTATACAGTTGAACGGATTGGTGGAGGCGGGAAGCACCGTGATCGTCGTGGAGCACGACATGAGCGTCGTGGCCGCGAGCGATTGGGTGATCGACATTGGGCCGGGCGCCGGCGATGAGGGCGGGCAGGTCGTCGCAGCGGGGCCACCGGCAGAGATCGCGCGGCGCAAGTCGAGCCGCACGGCGCCGTATCTCGCGCGGGCGCTGGACGAGCATCGATTGCGATGATGAGCAGCAAGTCCGAGGTGGTTGTTGGATGAACAGGCTCTACCCGCTAGTGCTAGAGCACCGGATACCGGCATTCCTCAGGTACTGCATCTCCACCTGCATCATGGTGGTCTGCGCCGTGCTGGAAATGGCGCTGCAGATGCAAACCGGGTCCGCCGGATACTTCGTGCTGTTACCGGGTGTGTTTCTATCGGGTCTGATCTTCGAC
Protein-coding regions in this window:
- the uvrA gene encoding excinuclease ABC subunit UvrA, with protein sequence MDDKVYKLEQGAGRSSPGFVRVRGAREHNLKNVDVDIPRDALVVFTGVSGSGKSSLAFGTLYAEAQRRYLESVSPYARRLFHQMAVPEVDEVEGLPPAVALQQQRGSPTTRSSVGSVTTLSNLFRMLYSRAGDYPKSQPLLYAESFSPNSAEGACPRCHGLGRVYDVTEGSMVPDDTLTIRERAVAAWPTAWHGQNLRDILTTLGYDVDTPWRELPKKDRNWILFTDEQPTVPVYAGYDLKEVQRALRRKEEPSYQGTFTGARRYVMETFANTTSAMMKKRVSQYMLSTECSACHGKRLKPEALSVKFAGMDIADMARVPLKQLAALMRPYCGGKAGRKEAHPEKAIVVQRIAQDLSARLFVLLDLGLGYLTLERSTPTLSPGELQRLRLATQVRSNLFGVVYVLDEPSAGLHPSDTEALLRALDRLKAAGNSLFVVEHELDVMRHADWIVDVGPDAGRHGGEILYNGRIDGLKSVARSRTAKYLFGQAVPPQQKQRSPQAWLKLRGVTRNNLRGIDVAFPLGVLTTVTGVSGSGKSSLVSQFLVEALGAHFGQSHASDKDGEDVLERAPVETSSGKITEGLDRLKRLVVVDQKPIGRTPRSNLATYTDLFDDVRKLFAQTKEARRRRFGAGRFSFNLPKGRCPNCQGEGFVCVELLFLPSVYAPCPECQGARYNKETLQIKLDGKSIADVLGMTVDEAHAFFADDSYIARSLDVIRQVGLGYIRLGQPATELSGGEAQRVKLATELQRTQRAGSIYVLDEPTTGLHPSDVEKLIIQLNGLVEAGSTVIVVEHDMSVVAASDWVIDIGPGAGDEGGQVVAAGPPAEIARRKSSRTAPYLARALDEHRLR